The following proteins come from a genomic window of Acidobacteriota bacterium:
- a CDS encoding vanadium-dependent haloperoxidase, which produces MFEQDRKSSESESKVATHEQPQEEVGPISRRGLLQGIGGAGALAAAGGLSLGALKPQIAAGEEIGPTTDNVRRARAARLRRRAANAYLAGPLPNQPCNGDEDHYSDFRAQFSKCLPHNRLGEVRPNAYRALLRALSSGDPGDFDAIPLAAVAQRRLANPQSALKFELTGLDGWGTRMRPAPAFASAEIAAEMGEVYWQALTRDVPFRDYGSDGLVAAGVADLNAFSQTVGPQVGGQVTPGTLFRGETPGDLVGPYISQFLWLPVPYGPSTIEQRYTTPIPGDDRMTDYREWLAIQRGAAPSVPLNFDPQQRYIRDNRGLGEWVHTDVVFQGYFNAALIMLSYGSAALSPTNPYRDDITNQGNFVSFGAPDILDLVTKAGRLSLTGAWYQKWSVHRRLRPEVFAGRLENQVRHRKYYGIHSEIVDSDAVARVFAAQGTRLLPMAFPEGSPTHPAYPAGHATIAGACCTVLKAFFDESFEVPGPVEASRDGLSLDPWYGAPLTLGGEINKLAANISIGRDAAGVHYRSDGIDGLAVGEAQAIGLLADYSRTYNENFAGYELTRFDGQRIRIRNGSVHHI; this is translated from the coding sequence ATGTTCGAGCAAGACAGAAAAAGCAGCGAGAGCGAGTCGAAGGTCGCCACTCACGAGCAGCCTCAGGAGGAGGTCGGGCCGATCAGTCGACGGGGCCTGCTGCAGGGCATCGGAGGCGCCGGTGCCCTGGCGGCTGCCGGGGGCCTGAGCTTGGGAGCGCTGAAGCCTCAGATCGCCGCGGGCGAAGAGATCGGGCCGACGACCGACAACGTTCGTCGGGCGCGGGCGGCGCGACTGCGGCGCCGAGCCGCCAACGCCTACCTGGCGGGACCGCTTCCGAACCAGCCCTGCAACGGCGACGAGGACCATTACTCGGATTTTCGCGCCCAGTTCTCGAAGTGTCTGCCCCACAACCGCTTGGGTGAAGTCCGGCCGAACGCCTACCGCGCTCTCCTGCGCGCCCTGAGCAGCGGCGACCCGGGCGACTTCGATGCCATTCCCCTGGCAGCGGTGGCCCAGCGTCGGCTCGCCAATCCGCAGTCGGCTCTCAAGTTCGAGCTCACCGGGCTCGACGGCTGGGGAACCCGCATGCGGCCCGCACCGGCCTTCGCCAGCGCCGAGATCGCGGCCGAGATGGGCGAGGTCTATTGGCAGGCCTTGACCCGCGACGTCCCCTTCCGGGACTACGGCAGCGATGGCCTGGTGGCCGCCGGCGTCGCCGACCTCAACGCCTTCTCCCAGACTGTCGGTCCGCAGGTCGGTGGGCAGGTGACGCCGGGAACCCTCTTCCGGGGCGAAACCCCGGGGGACCTCGTCGGCCCCTACATCAGCCAGTTCCTCTGGCTACCGGTGCCCTACGGCCCGAGCACCATCGAGCAGCGCTACACCACGCCGATCCCGGGTGACGATCGCATGACCGACTACCGCGAATGGCTCGCCATTCAGCGGGGCGCGGCGCCGAGCGTGCCGTTGAACTTCGATCCCCAGCAGCGCTACATCCGGGACAACCGAGGGCTCGGTGAATGGGTCCACACGGATGTCGTCTTCCAGGGCTACTTCAACGCCGCCCTGATCATGCTCAGCTATGGCAGCGCGGCCCTGTCGCCGACCAATCCCTATCGTGACGACATCACCAACCAGGGCAACTTCGTCTCCTTCGGAGCTCCGGACATCTTGGACCTGGTCACCAAGGCCGGTCGCCTGTCCCTCACCGGCGCCTGGTACCAGAAATGGTCGGTCCATCGCCGTCTGCGTCCCGAAGTCTTTGCCGGTCGCCTCGAGAACCAGGTCCGCCACCGCAAGTACTACGGCATCCACTCGGAGATCGTCGACTCCGATGCCGTGGCTCGGGTCTTCGCCGCGCAGGGTACTCGCCTGCTGCCGATGGCCTTCCCGGAGGGCTCGCCGACCCATCCGGCCTACCCCGCCGGCCACGCCACCATCGCCGGTGCCTGCTGCACGGTCCTGAAGGCCTTCTTCGACGAGAGCTTCGAGGTCCCGGGGCCGGTCGAAGCGAGCCGCGACGGCCTTTCCCTCGACCCCTGGTATGGCGCTCCCCTCACCCTCGGTGGCGAGATCAACAAGCTGGCCGCCAACATTTCGATCGGCCGTGACGCCGCCGGCGTCCACTACCGCTCCGACGGCATCGACGGGCTCGCCGTCGGCGAAGCCCAGGCCATCGGCCTGCTCGCCGACTACAGCCGCACCTACAACGAGAACTTCGCCGGCTATGAGCTGACCCGGTTCGACGGCCAGCGCATTCGGATCAGGAACGGTTCGGTCCACCACATCTAG
- a CDS encoding DinB family protein, whose translation MNFSLPHTIEILERTPAVLDAWLGGLSEPWLDCDEGDRTFSPRDVLGHLLDGEELDWIPRTHHILQLGTSRPLAAFDRFAFRERYAGEGSQQLLATLARLRARNLATLKSLDLGEEELSMQGRHPDLGLVTLRQHLACWAVHDLAHLRQVARVMAKRYRFDVGPWTSYFRVFEE comes from the coding sequence ATGAACTTCTCTCTGCCACACACCATCGAGATCCTCGAGCGCACGCCGGCCGTCCTCGACGCCTGGCTCGGCGGACTGAGCGAGCCTTGGCTGGATTGCGACGAGGGTGACCGAACCTTCAGTCCGCGGGACGTGCTCGGCCACCTTCTCGATGGCGAAGAGCTCGACTGGATTCCGCGCACCCACCATATTCTGCAGCTCGGAACCTCGCGTCCGCTGGCGGCCTTCGATCGCTTCGCTTTCCGCGAGCGCTATGCCGGCGAGGGGAGCCAGCAACTGCTGGCGACCTTGGCACGATTGCGAGCGCGCAATCTGGCCACCCTGAAGTCCCTCGACCTCGGCGAAGAGGAGCTCTCGATGCAGGGTCGTCACCCGGACCTCGGCCTCGTCACCTTGCGCCAGCATCTCGCCTGTTGGGCGGTCCATGATCTCGCCCATCTGCGTCAAGTGGCGCGGGTCATGGCAAAGCGTTATCGCTTCGATGTCGGGCCATGGACGAGCTATTTCCGAGTCTTCGAGGAGTAA
- a CDS encoding PQQ-binding-like beta-propeller repeat protein — MLRIVLTIVGLVVAGASVAQESWPSFRGPEGTGRAVEGLPPGEGVIGLDLVWKRKVGSGYSGVAIAEDRLVTMMAAGERDVVVAVAANSGEEIWRFDLAPTYTGHDGSHDGPISTPAIAQGRVFAVSPWGRLVALDLSNGKEAWSLHLKEDLGIDPPFYGFGGSPAIAGGVLAFQPGGEGGSVVGFDTGTGEQLWRGLEGGRIGAQSPIAATLAEREQFVILSTNRLNGLDPRSGETLWELALEGDVGPKGAFSQSPMPIGDDKLLVKHREERSEIVRVSREGEALKAEILAESRGLTRSYSPPSAGGTALFGFTSLFLSAVDSGDGNLLWRSREPGDGFLVSVDDQLAVLTKKGSLHLGDASTAGWKETASLELFDDLAWTPPSFADGALYVRSLGELARVDLVRRSRAPQVAAQVTLPKALAGLQEKIAEGGDSKATIEAFLAQRELPIIDGDEVTFAWHGAAEDVAIAGEMIGMRREEPMNRLADTDLWWWSTRLEPQARISYLFYVDYEPTLDPSHQRRTLSTVLGPDMNWNRSDPMAISWFAMPGWPGLQADAAAVGSPGGRLESLELNIQQPTPEGGEAPAPIAVPMHVWLPPGYDQGDERYPVVYVLSRPAREVGQWPETLDQVVGKSVEPVIAVFPEAPRMRGFGGFLATQIVPQIDERFRTRAERSARATVGMGWESQTAAALNFQHPETFGKAGMQSVYMLESQMERFEGLIGEATGESLPLDIYLEWGRWDLISPHEEMNMRQSGRWAWDLLRSKGWQPQGGEVWDSTDYASWSNRTAVLLEALFPLGQGSGRLASWQTAAR, encoded by the coding sequence ATGTTACGAATTGTGCTGACCATCGTTGGACTCGTTGTCGCCGGGGCGAGCGTCGCCCAGGAGAGCTGGCCGAGCTTCCGGGGCCCTGAAGGGACCGGACGAGCGGTCGAAGGGCTGCCGCCCGGGGAGGGCGTGATCGGCCTCGATCTGGTCTGGAAGCGCAAGGTCGGCAGCGGCTACTCGGGAGTGGCGATCGCCGAGGACCGCCTGGTCACCATGATGGCCGCCGGCGAGCGCGACGTCGTCGTGGCCGTCGCGGCCAACTCCGGTGAAGAGATCTGGCGCTTCGACCTGGCCCCGACCTACACCGGTCACGACGGCTCCCACGATGGACCGATTTCGACTCCGGCGATCGCCCAGGGTCGGGTCTTCGCGGTCAGCCCATGGGGCCGCCTCGTGGCCCTCGATCTGAGCAACGGTAAAGAGGCCTGGAGCCTCCACCTTAAGGAAGATCTCGGCATCGATCCTCCGTTCTATGGCTTCGGCGGTTCTCCCGCCATCGCCGGCGGAGTGCTGGCGTTCCAACCGGGGGGCGAGGGGGGCTCCGTGGTGGGCTTCGACACCGGCACCGGCGAGCAGCTCTGGCGCGGCCTCGAAGGCGGTCGTATCGGCGCCCAGTCACCGATCGCCGCGACCCTCGCCGAGCGTGAGCAGTTCGTCATCTTGAGCACCAATCGCCTCAACGGCCTCGATCCGCGGAGCGGTGAGACCCTTTGGGAGCTCGCTCTCGAGGGCGACGTCGGCCCGAAGGGCGCCTTCAGCCAATCGCCCATGCCGATCGGTGACGACAAGCTGTTGGTGAAGCATCGCGAAGAGCGCTCCGAGATCGTGCGGGTGAGCCGCGAAGGAGAGGCCTTGAAGGCGGAGATCCTGGCCGAAAGCCGCGGCCTGACGCGCAGCTACAGCCCGCCCTCGGCGGGCGGCACCGCGCTCTTCGGATTCACCTCCCTGTTCTTGAGCGCGGTGGATTCCGGCGACGGCAATCTCCTCTGGCGCTCCCGCGAGCCCGGTGACGGGTTCCTGGTGAGCGTCGACGACCAGCTCGCCGTGCTGACCAAGAAGGGATCCCTTCATCTCGGTGACGCTTCGACCGCGGGTTGGAAGGAAACGGCCAGCCTCGAGCTCTTCGACGATCTCGCCTGGACGCCCCCGAGCTTCGCCGATGGCGCTCTCTACGTGCGCAGCCTCGGTGAGCTGGCGCGGGTCGACCTGGTGCGGCGCTCCCGAGCTCCCCAGGTCGCCGCCCAGGTGACCCTGCCGAAGGCCCTGGCCGGGCTGCAGGAAAAGATCGCCGAGGGCGGCGACTCGAAGGCGACGATCGAGGCCTTCTTGGCGCAGCGAGAGCTCCCCATCATCGACGGCGACGAGGTCACTTTCGCCTGGCACGGCGCGGCCGAGGACGTGGCCATCGCCGGCGAGATGATCGGCATGCGGCGCGAAGAGCCGATGAACCGACTGGCGGACACCGACCTGTGGTGGTGGTCCACCCGGCTCGAGCCCCAGGCGCGCATCAGCTACCTGTTCTACGTCGACTACGAGCCCACCCTCGATCCCAGCCACCAGCGGCGTACCCTGTCGACGGTGCTCGGGCCCGACATGAACTGGAATCGTAGCGACCCGATGGCGATCTCCTGGTTCGCGATGCCCGGTTGGCCGGGCTTGCAGGCCGACGCGGCCGCCGTTGGCTCACCCGGCGGTCGCCTCGAGAGCCTCGAGCTCAATATCCAGCAACCGACGCCGGAAGGCGGCGAGGCGCCGGCCCCGATCGCCGTACCGATGCACGTCTGGCTGCCACCGGGCTATGACCAGGGGGACGAACGGTACCCGGTGGTCTATGTCCTGTCGCGCCCGGCGCGAGAGGTCGGCCAGTGGCCCGAGACCCTCGATCAGGTGGTCGGGAAGAGTGTCGAACCGGTGATCGCGGTTTTCCCGGAGGCGCCGCGTATGCGGGGCTTCGGCGGCTTCTTGGCGACCCAGATCGTGCCCCAGATCGACGAGCGCTTCCGCACCCGCGCCGAGCGCAGCGCTCGCGCCACCGTCGGCATGGGCTGGGAGAGCCAGACGGCGGCGGCGCTCAACTTCCAGCACCCGGAGACCTTCGGCAAGGCCGGCATGCAGAGTGTCTACATGCTGGAGTCGCAGATGGAGCGCTTCGAGGGCCTGATCGGGGAGGCCACCGGCGAGTCGCTGCCCCTCGACATCTACCTCGAGTGGGGCCGCTGGGACCTGATCAGCCCGCACGAGGAGATGAACATGCGGCAGTCCGGTCGCTGGGCGTGGGATCTGCTGCGTTCCAAGGGCTGGCAGCCGCAAGGCGGAGAGGTTTGGGACAGCACCGACTATGCGAGTTGGAGCAACCGCACGGCGGTGCTGCTCGAAGCCCTGTTCCCCCTCGGCCAGGGGAGCGGTCGCCTGGCCTCCTGGCAGACCGCCGCCCGCTGA
- the chrA gene encoding chromate efflux transporter, with the protein MMASGSAPRTPPLASALEVFKTYLPLGLTSFGGPIAHLGYFHRELVQRRRWVSEEDYAQLLALCQFLPGPASSQLGFGLGLLRAGWLGAVAAFVGFTLPSALLMLLFATVLPQLSGPLGQAFLHGLALVAVAVVAHGVLAMGRRLCPDFTRVTIAALVIALMLVIGGAWAQIGAVLLGALAGLLLCRPTAPSGESPELGYGRRRGALLLLAFALLLALLPWLAESGPWALGAAFYRAGALVFGGGHVVLPLLEEMVVAPGWVGADDFLAGYGAAQAIPGPMFTFSVFLGASSTQGGGLLSGALVALVGIFLPGFLLLGGVLPWWRAVVSHPAAARAVAGVNAAVVGLLAAALYDPVWQHGIAGWGDFLIALAGFFILWRFRASALWVVAWCVGSHLTLTILVG; encoded by the coding sequence ATGATGGCCTCCGGAAGCGCCCCACGAACCCCTCCCCTTGCCTCGGCGCTGGAAGTCTTCAAGACCTACCTTCCCCTGGGCTTGACCTCCTTCGGCGGCCCGATCGCTCATCTCGGCTACTTTCACCGCGAGCTGGTGCAGCGGCGGCGCTGGGTCTCGGAGGAGGACTATGCTCAGCTTCTCGCCCTGTGCCAGTTCCTCCCCGGCCCGGCCAGCAGTCAGCTCGGCTTCGGCCTCGGCCTGCTGCGTGCCGGATGGCTGGGGGCGGTGGCCGCCTTCGTCGGTTTCACCCTGCCGTCGGCGCTGTTGATGTTGCTCTTCGCGACCGTCTTGCCGCAGCTTTCCGGGCCTCTCGGGCAGGCCTTTCTCCACGGCCTCGCCCTGGTGGCGGTGGCGGTGGTCGCCCACGGCGTCTTGGCGATGGGGCGGCGCCTCTGTCCGGACTTCACCCGAGTCACCATCGCCGCCCTCGTGATCGCGCTGATGCTCGTCATCGGTGGTGCCTGGGCGCAGATTGGTGCCGTCCTTCTGGGAGCGCTGGCGGGCCTCCTGCTGTGCCGTCCCACAGCGCCGTCCGGGGAGTCCCCGGAGCTCGGCTACGGGCGCCGCCGGGGAGCGCTGCTGCTGCTGGCCTTCGCGCTCCTGCTGGCGCTCCTACCGTGGCTCGCCGAGAGCGGCCCCTGGGCCCTCGGAGCGGCCTTCTATCGCGCCGGAGCCCTGGTCTTCGGTGGTGGTCATGTGGTCTTGCCACTGCTCGAGGAAATGGTGGTGGCGCCGGGCTGGGTCGGCGCCGATGACTTTCTCGCCGGCTATGGTGCCGCGCAAGCGATTCCCGGCCCGATGTTCACCTTTTCGGTCTTCCTCGGGGCCTCCTCGACGCAAGGCGGAGGATTGCTGAGCGGCGCCCTGGTGGCGCTGGTCGGCATCTTTCTGCCGGGCTTTCTCCTCCTCGGCGGCGTGCTGCCCTGGTGGCGTGCCGTGGTCTCCCATCCGGCAGCGGCCCGCGCCGTGGCGGGGGTCAACGCCGCCGTGGTGGGGTTGCTGGCGGCGGCGCTCTACGATCCCGTCTGGCAGCACGGCATCGCCGGCTGGGGCGACTTTCTGATCGCCCTGGCCGGCTTTTTCATCCTCTGGCGCTTCCGCGCCTCGGCCTTGTGGGTGGTCGCCTGGTGCGTCGGGTCTCACCTGACCCTGACCATCCTCGTGGGCTGA